The Pantoea eucalypti sequence ATAGGCGATGGTCTCATAGCCCGGAAACGCCTGATGCTGGTCCGGCGCGTCGCACAGCACCAGCGTGTGCCTGTCCGCCTCGTGGCGGAAGAAGTAGTAAATCCCCTCCAGCTCCATCAGGCGGCTGATAAAGTCCAGGCTGCTCTCCTGATACTGCACGCAGTACTCCCACACCCGGTAGCTGCCCGCCAGGCGCGTCTCCACGTAACCGCATACTCCTTCAGCAGCGTCTGCACAATCTGCGGCACCGTCTGGCTCTGGAAGATGCGCAGGTTGCGGTCGCGCCGCATCGGCCACAGGTCCGGCTCCACCGTAAGCTGGTAGACCGCGTAGCGGGTGCCGCTCAGCTCCTGGCTGCGCACCGCCACCCGGGTGATTTTGCCGTTGAGGTAGCGCGGGCCCAGCGCGTTCATCAGGCCGTCGGTCGGCAGCGTAAAGGTCACCGGCTTGCCCAGCAGGGCGTGGCGGTCGATGCGCGCGTCGGTGGCCAGCAGTTCGGCGGTGAGCACAAAGGGACGGGACAGCGTCTCGGTGCCGGTGAGCGTGTGGAACAGCAGGCCGTCCGCCGGCAGCTGTGCAGTAATGCGTGAGAACATGTTTTTTTCCGTACAGACAGAACTGACGATGAAGCGGGTCAGTAAAAGTGGAAGGGAAATGATTTTTTTATTTAAAGCATCTTCTGATTAGAAGTAATGGATTTCAGGATGAAATTATTTATCAAAAATCCCGATTAAAAACGAGAAACATTTATGAAAATGGTCATCGCAATAATTTTTTAGTCAACATGTTTTTTGGATGTCAACCAGAAAACACAAGGAGAAAATTCTTTTTTGAATAATTTTAATTTATAAATAACAAACAATGCATTATTACTCAGATCAAGTTCATCGAAATGTCTTTACAGTTTAGTGAATGTGATTAGAAACCACTTCAACTTCAATCTTTTTATTTATAAAAAAAATCCCATACTTCAGATATGGGATCTTATCATCAATCTTTCTCTTCAGGTGCTAAGTGAAACAGCTTTTCGGCCAGCGCAAGAATTCTGTCTTTATCGACTATTTTATTAACCCACTCCTGAGGAATGCCTGACAGTCCATACAATGCGCCCGCTAACTGACCAGCCGTTGCTGCCACACTATCAGCGTCATCAGCAAGATTTGCCGCCAGCAAAATGGCATCTTTAAAATTGTCTGTATGCCAGACGGCCCATAATGCGGCCTCAAGGGTGTCGATAACATAGCCCGAGGAGCGAATTTGATCCCGATGCTTTTCTTTATATTCACCGGCATTGATGATCAATACACGTAATGTTGATCCCATAAGATGAGGAGCAAAGCTCTCACTCTTACTGTAACCATTTAAGATGTAATGAAGCATGACATTAAAAAAGCGACAGCTATCTATAGACTCTGCGGCACAATGTGTAGCCTCACTCTGTAATATCGCATCTCGCCAACCGTCAATAAACGATTTCCTTCTGAAAATAGCAGTAGGTGCATGGCGGATTAATGCTGCATTTCCTGCAGTCTCAGGAGAAGTATTCCCCATCCAGGTTGGTCCATGAAGTACAAACTGCTCAAGCGCATAGCGCGTTGTATTACCTATATCAAAGCATACGCCATTAGAACTATTTGTCCCATTCTTATACCAGTTAAGTAACTTTTGTCGGAACAATGTAATATCACATTTATGGCTTTCAATATAAGTTTCAGCGAGACACAGCGCCATCGAGGTGTCATCAGTCCACTCACCGGGTTTAAGAGAAAAAGGTCCCCCGCCAACCATATCATCAACGCGAGCTTTATCTCTTGGCATAAATTCTAGCGTTGTGCCGATAGCGTCTCCAACCGCCAACCCCATCAAAGCGCCCTGACATTTATCTAATGCCTGTTCATCAGTAATTTTCTGAGGTAAGGATTTCGCCCATTCTGGCTTGAGAGCGTCCTCAGGTTTAGCGCGTAAAGGTTTTTGCTCATAAGACATTCTGTTCATCAACTGCCGTGATGCCTGGGGTATTAAATGAGCGTAACGTCTGGCATAAATGAAAAGCGCATCATCATCAGCCCTAAGATCAATCATAAAAACTCCTTATAAGTCAATGTAATATTCCCGCCATCATCAATTCTTTCGATAACTTTAAATTGTGTGTCTGGAGGGTATAAAACTTCCGCTTCAAGAGGATACTCTGATAAAAATGCCACGTCTCGCCCGGAAGCACCATTGACTTTAATCAATATGTTACCTTGAAATGGTTCATTTGAGGATGTACTCATAAATGCACCATCTGAAACAATGTTACCAGGCTGATTTTTAGCAAGTATTTCTTCAGGAAGGGAATTTATCCCTCGATATGAAAGTCCTTTATTAGGAGGGAGCTTGGAAAGGCCATCCTTAGCATGTGCGGCAAAGGCTTCTAATTCTGGAGTTAATGGAGTTTGACCTCTTAATGCTGGATTTAATGCTGTGTAACCCTCATTCGTGGTATAGCCATATAAAGCTCCCACTTGGTCATCCGTAAGCATTGCAGACTTCACCGCATTATTGCTCAATGCGTTTGCACGTCCTGCTGCAATCCATTCATCCGCCTGGGCCTTTCCAACAGCCTCAGACAAAGACATTTTCGGAACAACAGGTTCAGCTACAACTTCAGGCACAACCTCAACGTTCTCACCCGTTTTGACAGCACGCCAGGCATCAAACTTCATTACCCCTTTGCCACCCAATGCCCCACCGGCAAAACTGCCTGCCAGCATAGACCATTTTTGTCCGTCAGAGTCTTCCCCGAACAGTCTGCCACCGACCCAGCTGCCAGCGTAACCACCACCCATTGCGCCTGCTAATCCTAACAGGGCTATAGCAGGTGAAGCCAGGACCGCAACGGCAGCAGTGCCCACTCCCATCATCACCCAGTTTACCCAGCCAGGGATTTCGGGGTTGATATCGTCGGTCTGAAGTTTGCCTCCGCCAATAAAGACATTGGTGGAACCGCCAGATATCTCCGCACTGCAGGTCAAACGGTCTCCGATGCGGGCGGCAGGAAAGTTGTTAATAAAAACTTTGTCCGAACCTTCAGCAACCCGTTGCGATGAGCCGCTGTGCTCATCACAGTCGCCTTTGGACAAATGTGCACGTATCGCTGCTCTGCTGTTGGTGAAAACATTCGGCGAGCCGGATAACAGTTTGCCTGTGTTATGCCGCGGAGCCCATGACATGCTCCCTAGCACTTCACCCACCCCTCCGGCAGCACAGGCACCGGCTGCTGCTGCAGATACGACAACCAGAGCCGCTCCACCGGTTACAACAACGGCTGCTGCACCTAAAATGGCACCGCCAATTAACCCGGCGATCATCCAGCCTTTAGAAGCTGTGTGGGCTATCTCGTCCTGCTCTCTGGCAGCATTGAATTCAGCCATGATTTATACATCCTTATGTCTCTGAAGAAACGCAAGGATTTGTGATTCGCTGGCGAGATCTTCTGGTCCTTTAAAGGCTTTTGCCATGCCAAGAATATCTCTTACAGATGAGTTTTTTCTGTGTGGTGATGTCCATAGTGCATAGCGCAACGGCTCTTCATTATTTAAGGCGGCGATATGTAATGGGCTTCCCGCTGAGTCAAAGAACAAATAACTGCCATTCAGAGCTCTTTTCAAATCAACATTCTGATAAAGTAATGTCACCGTTTCATGTGCGGTAAGCACTTTAGTATCGGTATCAAAAGAAAAGAAAATCCCCGACGCATCAGTTGCCACGGGTACCGGCTCATCATCAGAATCACGAGAATTAAATTTTATACTGTTAATAATCTCATGATATTGCTTAGTATAATAATCATTAAAACGTCCTGGGCATGTTCCAATATAACAAACAATCTTTTTACCCCCGGCGTCATCATCAAATAAAACAATCGATTGTTTTTGCCAGATCTCAGCGCCATCATTTTCAAAATGATAAAAAAGCTCAACTGCAGGCAGATTATCTATCTCGATCAGTTGTGATGTTATGTTTACAAAAGCGGGAACAGTGACACTCATCTCATTGATAATTCTAGCGGCCACTTTTTGCACTGTATCGTGATGAAAAGCAGATGCGCGAGACACTACGAACGTAAACTCACTCGCATTATTTTCGCTGAGCGTAAAAAGGTTCATTGTCCTGTCTTTAAATATGTCGGGCAGTTCAATTGAAGCTTCCTGAAGAGTATAGGTGGCCATTTTTATCCTTTGGTATTTTTTGCTGATGAAGAAAAGTAGTTTTCAATTTCACTTTTTATTTTATTTTTATGTCCACTACCCGGTGCAATTATTGCAGCGCTTCCTCCTTCCGGATTTAAATGTAAATCACCACCTTTGGTATTAATCTCTCCATTACCATCGACGGTAATGTTAAAATTTTTACCAATAAAATTAATCGCACCTTCTTTAGTTAACTCAATCGCGCTCAGACCACACTCGATCCTTACAGTGTCTCCGGCTGCAATGGTGTAAGAAGCAAAGGCCTGTTCAGTACGATTGCCCGTTGTCAGCGTTTTACTATTTCCCTGAGTGCCGAGAGCATGGTCACCATCCACTCGCGTCTCATTATTAGCGCCCACCGAAACTGTCCTATTGTTCAGAACACTGTGTGATTCATCATTTTTAACATGGGTATCCATGTTCTTCTGCGCCTGGATCCACAGGTGTTCCTCACCCGCCTTATCCTCAAACCTCAGCGCGTTCGCCGTATCCGCCGTGCCATCCTTCGACCGGCTTAAAAAGCCCATCTGCGTCGCCGCCGCCGGCAGCGCCCACGGCGGCATGCTCGCCTCGTTGTACACCCGGCCGATGATCAGCGGACGGTCCGGATCGCCGTTGATGAAGTCCACCACCACTTCGTCGTTAACACGCGGGATCTGCACGCCGCCGAACCCCTGGCCCGCCCAGGCGCTGGAGACGCGCACCCAGCAGGAGCTGGTGTCGTCGCCCTTCGCCAGACGGTCCCAGTGAAACTTCACCTTCACCCGCCCGTAGCGGTCGGTCCAGATCGACTCGCCTTTCGGCCCCACCACCTTCGCCGTCTGCGGACCGTGCGTTTTCGGCCACGGCGTCTCCGGCGGCGTGCGGTACGTCACCGACGACGGCAGCACCGTGAAGCTGATATTGTGCCGGCTCTCGCCGGTGTCGCCGCTGGCGTAACTGTTCTCGGCGAAGTCATAGGTCGCCGAGGTCACCAGATATTCGCCGTTGTCGCTGAAGTGCGGCGCGTTGATGATGGCGAAGGTGAAGCCCGGCGCGATGCCGGTGGCGGTGCCCGACCCGCTGACGCTGTGGTGCTCGGCCTGCCACACCTCCTGACGGATGCGCGCGTAGGACTCGCCGTGGCTGTGGTCGACAAAGTGGCCCGGCCAGTCGTAGACGTCCACCGAGCCCGGCACCGGCGACGCCGGGTTCTGCCGCGCCTGCAGCATCCACGCGTTCGGCTTGCGGAAGTCGTAGTCGTCGGTGCTGTAGATGCCCGGCGTCACGCTCTCCGCCAGCGACCACTGGCTGATGCCCTCTTCCGTCACCACGCCGCCCGACGGGGTGACGTGATAGGCGATGGTCTCATAGCCCGGAAACGCCTGATGCTGGTCCGGCGCGTCGCACAGCACCAGCGTATGTTTGTCCGCCTCGTGGCGGAAGAAGTAGTAAATCCCCTCCAGCTCCATCAGGCGGCTGATGAAGTCCAGGCTGCTCTCCTGATACTGCACGCAGTACTCCCACACCCGGTAGTTGCCCGCCAGGCGCGTCTCTACGTTAACCGCGTACTCCTTCAGCAGCGTCTGCACAATCTGCGGCACCGTCTGGCTCTGGAAGATGCGCAGGTTGCGGTCGCGCTGCATCGGCCACAGGTCCGGCTCAACCGTCAGCTGGTAGACCGCGTAGCGGGTGCCGCTCAGCTCCTGGCTGCGCACCGCCACCCGGGTGATTTTGCCGTTGAGGTAGCGCGGGCTCAGCGCGTTCATCAGGCCGTCGGTCGGCAGCGTAAACGTCACCGGCTTGCCCAGCAGGGCGTGACGGTCGATGCGCGCGTCGGTGGCCAGCAGTTCGGCGGTGAGCACAAACGGACGGGACAGCGTCTCGGTGCCCGTGAGCGTATGGAACAGCAGGCCGTCCGCCGGCAGCTGTGCAGTAATGCGTGAGAACATAATCAGATTCCGTGCTTATATTAGAGATTAGGTACCAGTACGTCATGGCGCTGTCATTCAGAGTATCGATGTGCACCAGTGGCTCCCAGCCATCCGCGGTCGACAGGTAATGCGTGTCGCGCTGCTGCTTTCACCTACCGTTTGTAACTCTCTACACAGGCAGCACACCGTCCCGGTTTAGTTCCCGTGGTGTTACAGGACTTTTAGCCCGTCATGGCAGGCTTTTTAAACAGCCAGTCAGACATATTTATCTCACACTGGCAGCCTTCATACGCGGCCCAGACTTCCAGGCAGGGTGAGTCATCCGTGGTTAATTAGCGTCAGATGTGAGTTAAACCGATATCAGGGAGGCAACTGGTTCCAGTCCCTTGGCTGGAAGCTGCCTGGCAGCGCAACGGTAATGCAGGATTTCTTCTCTGGCCAGGGTATAAAGGCATTTTCGGAAGCGCTGTTAGATCGCTTCCCTGGAGAAGCCCGACGTAAAAGAAAAGTATATTCCTTGTTAATATTAACAGCCTGTTTCCCTTCTTAGTTTAATTCGCCAGCCAGATGCCGTAATAAATCACTATAGTTCCAAGAGAAAGAATGACCTTTGAAAAAATGAACAGCCCTGGTGCCAGCTTACTGATAGCCGGTGAAAACCGCCTGTAATTGTCTGCATTATATTTCTTGTGAAAATCCATAACAGTGCCAAACATATTGCAGAATCCGACAAGTATAAATTTCATACCCCATATAAAAAATAATGATGCACCTAACGCCTCCATTAAGTCCCCTGCGGCGTCCCTGGTAAAACCCGGGATTATAGCTGCCAGTCCTTTAAGCACGAATCCAATAGCGATAATGGCGATAAAAATCCCAACAAAAGCTTTCCCTATACCAGCCAGCGTTTCTTTTCCATAGGAAATCTTACTGCTCCAGATAAAATACACCGTCACTGACCAGAAGAATAAAAATGCTAAAATTTCCATGTTGTTGCCATCCATTTTTAAAAATCAATTAGCAGCCAGAATCGTTATGTAGCCGCTAATTATAGCAATATTGCTAAGGCCACCTCCCTCAACATTATCCGAACATCCTACACTGCTAATAATAAAATCACTCACGGAATTTATGATAAGTTACAAATAAACTTCACCCGTTAATCTTAATAATAAAGAAAATCTGACGCTGGTTGTTTCCGTATTAGTTTGATGATTGAGTCAGGGCGGTCAAATATGCGGATAAAATGCGGCTTTAAATAGAAGAATGAAAATTTAATGCCTGAGGACTCGCTTGCGGATGATCTATTAATTTAGAAAGCTGAGCTAAGTTACCAGCCTAATCATAACCCCAGTGAAATTTATCCTTAAGTTGGAGAAATTTTAAAAAGCAACATAGAGAATTATAAATTGATTAATAAAATACCCATAAATGTACTCACCTAATCTTTTCTCTCAATTCATTAGCTGATGCAGCATCACCAGAAGATTGAATCTCATCGATCAATCTCGAAGCTTCAATCATATCTCCTTTATTTATCAAATAAACCGCATAATTGTACCTGGCAACCTCATTTCCTTGTAAGGCAGATATTTTCAACCATTTTATCATGTCAGGCTTGATGAAATTTGAAAATGCATAATACTGATATAGCTTAATAGAGGCATCGCTATTTACCTCCAAGGATTTCTTCTTGTAATAAACAATTTCATCTTCATTTAAATAGTAAATAGTTCCACTTGAAAGCATTCTTGAACCTCGCGACCAGCTCACGATAAAAATAGTAGACTCGTCAAAATAGATAATAAAATATAAATTATCGTTAATTTTCACTGAAGGATATGAGCATCTCTAAGAAAATAGCAGAGAGTTGAAATTATGAATAAAAAACCGGAATGAGCATAATAGCCGCCTCCGGTAGATACCAAGAAACTAGGTTAGATCACTTTTAAAGTGTTAAATCAATCACCTTTGAAGCAACCAATATATTTTAATCCTTTAAAATCACTACCTATAGCAGGAAAATTATCAACGTCAAGATTTGAATACCATAAAATGGCGTTTGCTTTATCAATTCCCAAGTTGGCGCATGTATTTCTTATTTTTTCCATCTCACTTAGATCAACTGCTGCTTGCTCAAGTATCTCATTAAGAGGAACATCTTTTTCTTCTCTTGGTATTATTCCTATAAAGTCTTCATCGTACCACTTTGTGCCAAGATACTGACAAAATGCACAAACTTTATAGGAGGGATCCTCAAAATCCCCTTCAGTTGAGTAATCAAGCTCAAAATATTTCAAATAGTCTTTTTCGGAATCATAATTACTTCCTATCCAAAGATGTACAATATCCGCGTCGTAATTAGTATTCATCAAAAGCATCCTGTTCGTTTCATGTGGATCGAATGGTGTGTTTCTATAATGTCTATGGCTTGCATCTTAGTTTCAGCACTTTTTAAATCACTGATAAGTTTGTTATGGAAATGCCGCCCTGCTTTACTTCCATGATGAGGACCATTTGGGACAGGCATTCCATTTCTATCAGTGACATTAATAAATGTAATTTCGCTAGTCGGAACTGTCATTGCTTTAAGCTCTTCTGCGCTAAACCCTAACTCTTTCGCTTTAGATGCTATCGATACAGGGAACATTTCATGCATACCACCGGGACTTCGAAGAGCACTCTCAACAGCTGATTTATTATCGATAATATCCTGAACTGATGCGCCATTAAACCAGGAGTTAAACGTGCCTTTTTCCCAAGGAATCAAGCCTAATGGATCCACCCAAACCATTGGATCATTAACATAGGTGTAAGTATTCAATCCACCCTTTAACCCTATCGGGTCCGGCTGCGTATAGCGACCGCCGCGCGGGTCATAATATCTTAGCGTGTTATAGTGCAGCCCGGTTTCACGGTCAAGGTACTGTCCCTGAAAACGAAGGTTCTGCGGCACGCCCCAGCTCGCATTACACTGTTCTGACAGGGTGCGCCCCCAGACAGAGAAGTTGCCGCGCCAGACGCTTTTGCCTTCCTCATCAGTCAGCCTGTCCGGCAGGCCGTTTATCTCGGTGTGGTACCAGTAAATATCACTATGCGCGCCTGTGCTGTCAATACGTGCCAGCGGTTCGTAGCTGTTTTCTGCATAAACATAGCGTACGCCTGTGTCTGGCCTGTGAGTGCTGCTTTCACCAACCAGTTGCATGCCCAGCCAGGCAAATTTTGTGCATTCCGGCTGCTCCTGACGGTGCCGCCAGACGCGTTTTTCCGTACGGCGTCCCAGCGCATCGTACAAGTATTGCGCGCGGCTGAATTCAATATCACCCTCAATCTGAACATCACTGATACGATGCTCACTGTCATAAAAAAAACGCTGCACAATACCCCGGTGGCTATCATGCCGCTCCGTCATACGACCAAAGCCATCATATTCCCAGCGCACACCATCCAGACGCCTCAGCATGTTATTCCGTACCGGATGCAAATCCTGTGTTGTCTGATTGTCTGCAGCGTCATACAAAAACTGTTCATCACAGCCCGGCATTATGCTTTGCGTCACCCTGCCAGCTGCATCGTATCCCCATAGCAACTGTCGGTATTTCTCCTGCGGCGACGACGGTGTGCCATCTGTATAAATCTGACGGATAATCTGATCGGCCTGATCCCACTGGTAACGTCTTTCTGCAATCAGCGTTTTACGCGGGTTGTCCAGACAGCGCCGATGGGAAATCCGTCCCGCCACGTCATAATATGTCTCCTGCGTTAGCACGCCCTGCGTGCGATTCGTTTCCCGGTGCAGACGGTCTCGCTGATATCCTGCCAGGGACAACTTTTTCGCGTTGAAGGAGAGTTGAATCTCCAGAAGATGTCCACTGCCGTAACGAAGAAAGTCGATTTTCTGTCCATCCGGGTATGACGTTGCACTCAGATTATTCAGTGCATCATATTGATGACAGTACTCCCCTGAATGATTTTTTTCGCTGATCAATCTGCCCAGTTTATTATAGGTAAATATCTGATATTCAGCATGTTCCGGGTCACGCATCTCAATAGCAGCCTGACGCCATTCCTGATATGGCGCGCGACAAATCTCTAATGCCAGGGCACTGTGCCGGAACTCGGTCCGATGCTCACATGTTTCACGCGCCGTCATTCGCCCCAGCGCATCATATTCATAGTTCGTGACTTGAGGCGGCATTTCGCTGCTGCTGTCCGGATAGCGGATAAGCGACTCTACCTGCTGGAGCGCATTGTAATGATACTCGGTCTTCCGTCCTGCATAATCCTGCTGCTGCTGCAATAATCCAGTCGAACTATAGCTAAAATGCCACTCCTGCATGTTGCTGTTAATTAATGTTGTCAGTCGCCCAGCCCGATTGAAACGAAACTGTGTTTTCTGGCCCGCCGGATCAACTGCCTCAATGACCTGACCACGGGAATTTAAAGTAACTTTATGCGCCAGAATACCTTCAATACTTTGCCCGCATAGTAAGCCGGCTTTATTGTATTCGAATCGGGTTTCACGTCCGTCCGGACGCGTTAAAATTTCAAGTCGCCCCGCCGGACTCCATGCAAATCGCTGTGTATTGCCCAGCGCATCCGTGATGCTTACCAGCCTTCCTGTATCATCATACTGACGGCGAGCAGGGTAACCGGAACAGTCTTCTTCGCGGATTAGTTGGCCACGACTGTCCCACCAGAAACAGTGCCGGTTACAATGAGCATCTATGCGCT is a genomic window containing:
- the tri1 gene encoding ADP-ribosylarginine hydrolase Tri1; its protein translation is MIDLRADDDALFIYARRYAHLIPQASRQLMNRMSYEQKPLRAKPEDALKPEWAKSLPQKITDEQALDKCQGALMGLAVGDAIGTTLEFMPRDKARVDDMVGGGPFSLKPGEWTDDTSMALCLAETYIESHKCDITLFRQKLLNWYKNGTNSSNGVCFDIGNTTRYALEQFVLHGPTWMGNTSPETAGNAALIRHAPTAIFRRKSFIDGWRDAILQSEATHCAAESIDSCRFFNVMLHYILNGYSKSESFAPHLMGSTLRVLIINAGEYKEKHRDQIRSSGYVIDTLEAALWAVWHTDNFKDAILLAANLADDADSVAATAGQLAGALYGLSGIPQEWVNKIVDKDRILALAEKLFHLAPEEKD
- a CDS encoding PAAR domain-containing protein gives rise to the protein MAEFNAAREQDEIAHTASKGWMIAGLIGGAILGAAAVVVTGGAALVVVSAAAAGACAAGGVGEVLGSMSWAPRHNTGKLLSGSPNVFTNSRAAIRAHLSKGDCDEHSGSSQRVAEGSDKVFINNFPAARIGDRLTCSAEISGGSTNVFIGGGKLQTDDINPEIPGWVNWVMMGVGTAAVAVLASPAIALLGLAGAMGGGYAGSWVGGRLFGEDSDGQKWSMLAGSFAGGALGGKGVMKFDAWRAVKTGENVEVVPEVVAEPVVPKMSLSEAVGKAQADEWIAAGRANALSNNAVKSAMLTDDQVGALYGYTTNEGYTALNPALRGQTPLTPELEAFAAHAKDGLSKLPPNKGLSYRGINSLPEEILAKNQPGNIVSDGAFMSTSSNEPFQGNILIKVNGASGRDVAFLSEYPLEAEVLYPPDTQFKVIERIDDGGNITLTYKEFL
- a CDS encoding DcrB-related protein, whose protein sequence is MATYTLQEASIELPDIFKDRTMNLFTLSENNASEFTFVVSRASAFHHDTVQKVAARIINEMSVTVPAFVNITSQLIEIDNLPAVELFYHFENDGAEIWQKQSIVLFDDDAGGKKIVCYIGTCPGRFNDYYTKQYHEIINSIKFNSRDSDDEPVPVATDASGIFFSFDTDTKVLTAHETVTLLYQNVDLKRALNGSYLFFDSAGSPLHIAALNNEEPLRYALWTSPHRKNSSVRDILGMAKAFKGPEDLASESQILAFLQRHKDV
- a CDS encoding type VI secretion system Vgr family protein; translation: MFSRITAQLPADGLLFHTLTGTETLSRPFVLTAELLATDARIDRHALLGKPVTFTLPTDGLMNALSPRYLNGKITRVAVRSQELSGTRYAVYQLTVEPDLWPMQRDRNLRIFQSQTVPQIVQTLLKEYAVNVETRLAGNYRVWEYCVQYQESSLDFISRLMELEGIYYFFRHEADKHTLVLCDAPDQHQAFPGYETIAYHVTPSGGVVTEEGISQWSLAESVTPGIYSTDDYDFRKPNAWMLQARQNPASPVPGSVDVYDWPGHFVDHSHGESYARIRQEVWQAEHHSVSGSGTATGIAPGFTFAIINAPHFSDNGEYLVTSATYDFAENSYASGDTGESRHNISFTVLPSSVTYRTPPETPWPKTHGPQTAKVVGPKGESIWTDRYGRVKVKFHWDRLAKGDDTSSCWVRVSSAWAGQGFGGVQIPRVNDEVVVDFINGDPDRPLIIGRVYNEASMPPWALPAAATQMGFLSRSKDGTADTANALRFEDKAGEEHLWIQAQKNMDTHVKNDESHSVLNNRTVSVGANNETRVDGDHALGTQGNSKTLTTGNRTEQAFASYTIAAGDTVRIECGLSAIELTKEGAINFIGKNFNITVDGNGEINTKGGDLHLNPEGGSAAIIAPGSGHKNKIKSEIENYFSSSAKNTKG
- a CDS encoding immunity 22 family protein, translating into MNTNYDADIVHLWIGSNYDSEKDYLKYFELDYSTEGDFEDPSYKVCAFCQYLGTKWYDEDFIGIIPREEKDVPLNEILEQAAVDLSEMEKIRNTCANLGIDKANAILWYSNLDVDNFPAIGSDFKGLKYIGCFKGD
- a CDS encoding RHS repeat-associated core domain-containing protein, whose translation is MTDFIAARIDDPLVHSSALADFVGGLVEGAIVAGVMLAAGTGIGAVIGGAAIAGLIFSGKLEEIGDAAGKFVDSVIDPGPPDAIIISGSDDVLIMGKKAARAAGTVDRGYLNMPVAQDEGIDWAGIGMLALTGVAMAMKTTLNPGAALMSVAEKASHITSDDIKDWGKSVWTSLTQPVVESANPYAAPMPQDKVACAKGHMVTSSNFIAQGSKKVLINNQPAARNGDKSTCEAVIKISENPRVRIGGDTITVRDIHSGKNMLAYMAGNLLGGALAGVLPQLIKFGYSRLILRGLAKEIICPLGGIVATEAAAQAVIKASSTAFPVNIATGAKILAQDEDLDFVLPDRIPLRWQRIYHSRNLAAGILGTGWMLPFETRLYRLPDNQLMFRDMTGRELGMGKVNTGDVIDFQEEGLKLFCSPNGAMVIQHHDGEHQLYEPDPLNMGEWRLHRLYDRHENAQYFEWNKQGQLVRIFSDNEALDVELEYQEWGRLSAVYQVCGNTRRCMVSYRYNEQNQLIMVSDADNIVLRQYGWDRASDMLAWHSFSTGLKVQYQWQPALDSRHWRVSSYQVLDEQASVLENWRINTDEKERIAYVSNDEGVSSQHRWDMLYRITAYTDEHGGSWAFNWAGTSEQLNEMVQPDGARWEYAFDARGNLTMERDPLERTTLKTWHPLYALPLKEVLPNGAVWQYEYNLAGDVVSLTDPEGATTLFKWNEQGDLVERIDAHCNRHCFWWDSRGQLIREEDCSGYPARRQYDDTGRLVSITDALGNTQRFAWSPAGRLEILTRPDGRETRFEYNKAGLLCGQSIEGILAHKVTLNSRGQVIEAVDPAGQKTQFRFNRAGRLTTLINSNMQEWHFSYSSTGLLQQQQDYAGRKTEYHYNALQQVESLIRYPDSSSEMPPQVTNYEYDALGRMTARETCEHRTEFRHSALALEICRAPYQEWRQAAIEMRDPEHAEYQIFTYNKLGRLISEKNHSGEYCHQYDALNNLSATSYPDGQKIDFLRYGSGHLLEIQLSFNAKKLSLAGYQRDRLHRETNRTQGVLTQETYYDVAGRISHRRCLDNPRKTLIAERRYQWDQADQIIRQIYTDGTPSSPQEKYRQLLWGYDAAGRVTQSIMPGCDEQFLYDAADNQTTQDLHPVRNNMLRRLDGVRWEYDGFGRMTERHDSHRGIVQRFFYDSEHRISDVQIEGDIEFSRAQYLYDALGRRTEKRVWRHRQEQPECTKFAWLGMQLVGESSTHRPDTGVRYVYAENSYEPLARIDSTGAHSDIYWYHTEINGLPDRLTDEEGKSVWRGNFSVWGRTLSEQCNASWGVPQNLRFQGQYLDRETGLHYNTLRYYDPRGGRYTQPDPIGLKGGLNTYTYVNDPMVWVDPLGLIPWEKGTFNSWFNGASVQDIIDNKSAVESALRSPGGMHEMFPVSIASKAKELGFSAEELKAMTVPTSEITFINVTDRNGMPVPNGPHHGSKAGRHFHNKLISDLKSAETKMQAIDIIETHHSIHMKRTGCF